In Asterias rubens chromosome 15, eAstRub1.3, whole genome shotgun sequence, a genomic segment contains:
- the LOC117299840 gene encoding COMM domain-containing protein 3-like, whose protein sequence is MEVSAEVQEGLQLAGDSGHLPNEAYTYLVEKVFEDVFKRAKARSFQDDEILQSLDAAVLKQAYGALSTLALEGAKHDANSSSISTLLEDCKWNTDRTNGFINVFLDQKEEVRVLLGNIRQSHPHIVDVDWRLDYYMKSNHVDKINEASYLITLKTEEGLQNATKDVQFSCSLEQLQDLVGKLKDASRSLEKASLS, encoded by the exons ATGGAGGTTTCTGCCGAAGTTCAGGAAGGTTTACAGCTTGCAGGCGACTCGGGCCACCTTCCAAACGAGGCCTACACGTATCTTGTCGAGAAGGTTTTCGAAGATGTCTTTAAACGAGCGAAAGCAAGGTCTTTCCAAG ATGATGAAATCCTGCAATCGTTGGATGCTGCAGTCTTAAAACAAGCCTATGGTGCTCTCTCTACATTAGCACTAGAGGGCGCCAAACATGATGCCAACTCATCAAGTATTag CACACTGCTAGAAGACTGTAAATGGAATACCGATAGAACAAACGGCTTCATCAACGTTTTCCTGGACCAGAAGGAGGAGGTTCGAGTCCTCCTTGGGAACATCAGGCAGTCTCATCCACACATTGTGGATGTTGACTGGAGACTAGACTACTATATGAAG AGCAATCATGTTGACAAGATCAATGAGGCTTCTTACCTCATCACACTGAAGACAGAAGAAGGGCTTCAGAATGCGACAAAGGACGTCCAGTTCTCATGCTCCTTGGAGCAACTCCAG GACTTGGTTGGAAAGTTGAAAGATGCTTCGAGAAGTTTAGAGAAGGCGAGTTTGTCGTGA